One Ranitomeya variabilis isolate aRanVar5 chromosome 5, aRanVar5.hap1, whole genome shotgun sequence DNA window includes the following coding sequences:
- the LOC143773436 gene encoding uncharacterized protein LOC143773436, which yields MMMMTTDIENLIEEVREWEPLWNMADRRHADTGVTRRLWDEVCRNLFPRRESLHPQQQSKLVGKVRKRWRSLRDRFKREFNDEMKAPSGSAGRKRSKYKYGQALSFLRRTMLSRVTFSSHRAPASSSAPSGAIPPESATEGHVGRPHTSVPSSDPSVPSSDPSVPSSDPSVPSSDPSVPSTSSAPSSGALLQASLLASDAEQLAFPLPHPSDPATSTPPLGSWRQRQRGQERSYAPEFLHLNASFQGSFKILGEQVTAGFNMVQSRISETSQETSSRLDRLHSAVSPDPANIFFQSMLRSMEKLSFEQQMRVMNTCHNALLQVVNESTHTPTHTSTPIPPQCPYCLEKRSGF from the exons atgatgatgatgacgacagacatcgagaatctcatcgaggaggttcgcgagtgggagccgctgtggaacatggctgaccgcaggcatgccgataccggtgtcacccgtcggctctgggacgaagtgtgtcgcaacctgtttccaaggcgggagagccttcatcctcagcagcagagcaaactag ttggaaaggttaggaagcggtggcggtcactgagggatcgctttaagagggaattcaacgatgagatgaaggccccgagtggctctgcaggaaggaagaggagcaaatacaaatatggccaggccctctccttcctgaggcgaaccatgctgagcagagt caccttctccagccaccgggcgcctgcatcttcctctgcgccctctggagcgatccctcctgagtccgccactgagggccacgtcggtaggccccacacctctgtcccctcctctgacccctctgtcccctcctctgacccctctgtcccctcctctgacccctctgtcccctcctctgacccctctgtcccctccacttcatccgccccaagcagtggagcattattgcaggcttcattgctcgcatctgatgctgaacagttagcgttccctttaccccacccctctgatcctgccacctcgacaccaccattaggttcgtggcggcagcgacagaggggtcaggaaaggagctatgctcctgagttcttacacctgaatgcatccttccaaggctctttcaaaattttgggagagcaagtgactgctggtttcaacatggtgcagtcacgcatcagtgaaacaagccaggaaaccagcagtcgcttggataggctgcattcagctgtaagtcccgatccggccaatatttttttccaatccatgctcaggagcatggaaaagctttcttttgagcaacagatgcgggtaatgaatacctgccataatgctctactgcaggtcgttaatgaatctacccacacacctacccacacctccactccaattccaccccag tgcccgtattgcctggagaaacgcAGCGGCttttga